The following are encoded in a window of Candidatus Bathyarchaeia archaeon genomic DNA:
- a CDS encoding LysE family transporter has product MEVLHNLYLFLASVVFISLSGVVMPGPVFAATVARGYADRNAGALVALGHGAVEFPLMVLIYLGLAQFFASSLVKAAVGLVGGGMLVFMGVKMLRFKGELPLGGLQVRYGSLTVGAATTGANPYFFLWWATVGAALIMSSAAFGLIGFLLFAIIHWLCDFSWYLFLSVIVFKSKRLWSRRTCRMIFGFCALLLIGFGVWFIFSAL; this is encoded by the coding sequence TTGGAGGTCCTACACAACTTGTACTTGTTTCTCGCCTCAGTTGTCTTCATCTCGCTCTCGGGTGTGGTGATGCCTGGGCCTGTCTTCGCCGCGACAGTTGCAAGGGGGTACGCGGATAGAAATGCTGGAGCCTTGGTCGCCCTAGGCCATGGGGCTGTTGAGTTCCCCTTGATGGTCTTAATATATCTAGGGTTAGCCCAGTTTTTCGCTTCAAGCCTCGTGAAAGCGGCTGTGGGGCTGGTAGGCGGTGGGATGCTGGTCTTCATGGGGGTGAAGATGCTCCGATTTAAGGGAGAGCTTCCGTTAGGGGGTCTACAGGTGCGCTACGGCTCGCTGACTGTTGGGGCGGCTACTACAGGAGCGAACCCTTACTTCTTCCTTTGGTGGGCTACAGTCGGGGCCGCCTTGATCATGAGTTCAGCAGCTTTCGGTCTGATAGGTTTCCTACTTTTCGCTATAATCCATTGGCTCTGCGACTTCTCTTGGTATTTATTCCTCTCTGTCATCGTCTTCAAGTCGAAGCGGCTTTGGAGTCGGAGGACCTGTAGGATGATCTTTGGTTTTTGTGCACTCCTCCTCATAGGCTTCGGGGTCTGGTTCATCTTCTCCGCTCTATAA
- a CDS encoding ATP cone domain-containing protein: MVIRVVKASGKIEPLDLNKVREACLRAGAPLEAVEEIVERVSDFVYDGISTREIYRRIYHILEKYKYSSAVRFRLKDAIMRLGPSGFPFEVYIGEILRHYGYRTKIGVVLRGRALTMRLT; the protein is encoded by the coding sequence ATGGTAATCCGCGTGGTTAAGGCTTCTGGCAAGATTGAGCCTCTTGACCTCAATAAGGTGAGAGAGGCATGCCTGAGGGCGGGGGCTCCGCTAGAGGCAGTGGAGGAGATTGTCGAGAGAGTCTCAGATTTTGTGTATGATGGCATAAGCACGAGAGAGATTTACAGGCGAATCTACCATATTCTGGAGAAATACAAATACAGCTCGGCTGTCAGGTTCAGGCTTAAGGATGCAATCATGCGTCTGGGGCCGTCAGGTTTCCCTTTTGAGGTTTACATCGGCGAGATTCTGAGACATTATGGGTATCGAACCAAGATTGGAGTGGTTCTGAGGGGGCGTGCGTTGACCATGAGGTTGACGTAA